Proteins from one Corynebacterium epidermidicanis genomic window:
- a CDS encoding HAD-IIA family hydrolase codes for MTLASTHDALLLDLDGTVWEGGRAVTHAVETLSELDLPRLYVTNNASKAPSVVAQQLNDLGLSTRDADVITSAQAAIMLCAQQIPAGAKVLVLGTESFRVLAEAAGFNVVSSADDKPVAVLHGHNPETGWAQLSEAALAIRAGARYFASNVDSTLPMERGLHIGNGSMVAAVTHATGVVPQVAGKPEPAMFHLAARSIGAKCPLAVGDRLDTDIAGGVAAGMDTLQVITGVSGHWDTIAAPPEWRATYLAADMRALHAEPADLAPHPEAGFSARMSGADIVLEGGHDGADAMAALRTVLSVAWHSDTAFSGTVVAGSPVADTAISSWR; via the coding sequence ATGACGCTAGCCTCTACCCACGACGCCCTACTGTTGGATTTAGACGGTACCGTGTGGGAAGGCGGTCGCGCGGTGACGCACGCCGTCGAAACGCTTTCCGAGCTTGACCTCCCACGCCTGTATGTGACTAACAATGCCTCGAAGGCGCCGTCGGTGGTTGCCCAGCAGCTCAACGACCTTGGCCTGTCGACGCGTGACGCGGACGTGATCACCTCTGCCCAAGCCGCCATCATGCTTTGTGCCCAGCAGATTCCTGCCGGCGCCAAGGTTTTGGTGCTGGGCACCGAGTCATTTCGCGTACTCGCAGAGGCAGCTGGTTTTAACGTGGTGAGCAGTGCCGATGACAAGCCAGTTGCAGTGCTGCATGGGCATAATCCGGAGACCGGGTGGGCCCAATTGTCGGAAGCTGCGCTTGCCATTCGCGCTGGAGCCCGTTATTTCGCGAGTAATGTGGATTCCACGTTGCCGATGGAGCGTGGACTGCACATTGGTAACGGTTCTATGGTGGCGGCTGTGACTCATGCGACTGGGGTTGTGCCGCAAGTGGCAGGGAAGCCGGAGCCCGCGATGTTTCACTTGGCTGCTCGTTCGATCGGAGCGAAGTGTCCACTTGCTGTAGGTGATCGCCTGGATACTGACATCGCTGGTGGTGTGGCGGCCGGCATGGATACGCTGCAAGTTATTACCGGCGTTTCGGGCCACTGGGACACAATTGCTGCCCCTCCTGAGTGGCGCGCGACATACCTGGCCGCCGATATGCGGGCATTACATGCCGAACCGGCGGATCTTGCGCCACATCCCGAGGCTGGCTTCAGTGCTAGGATGTCCGGCGCGGACATCGTGCTGGAAGGTGGGCATGACGGTGCGGACGCCATGGCTGCCTTACGTACCGTATTAAGTGTTGCGTGGCACAGCGATACCGCGTTTAGCGGTACGGTCGTGGCTGGTAGTCCCGTGGCGGACACCGCGATTTCTTCGTGGCGGTGA
- a CDS encoding TlyA family RNA methyltransferase: protein MVARRRLDAELVRRKIARSRDHATELIRGRHVFVGGMLAIKPATVVEPDVSIKVVDVVDDDWASRGAHKLLGALAAFEPQGLSLANKKIIDAGASTGGFTDVLIRRDVSEVVAVDVGYGQLVWRLQNDDRVRVVDRTNIRHLTLEHTAGPCDAMVGDLSFISLKLVLPAIVAVLRDGADLLPMVKPQFEVGKDRLGKGGVVTSPQLREEVTRDIAEFATTLGLSFRGCVASPLPGPSGNVEYFLWLVKDGGASDPGAEETADIIATAVKEGPQ, encoded by the coding sequence ATGGTGGCGCGGAGGCGGTTGGACGCGGAACTAGTGCGTCGCAAGATTGCGCGGTCGCGCGACCACGCCACGGAGCTTATTCGCGGGCGGCACGTCTTTGTCGGTGGCATGCTGGCGATTAAGCCCGCCACCGTCGTGGAGCCAGATGTTTCGATCAAGGTCGTTGACGTGGTGGATGACGATTGGGCATCGCGTGGAGCTCATAAGCTTCTCGGTGCATTAGCGGCATTTGAGCCACAGGGGCTATCGCTTGCCAACAAGAAAATTATCGACGCGGGCGCATCTACCGGCGGCTTTACCGATGTCCTCATTCGACGAGACGTTTCCGAGGTTGTCGCCGTGGATGTCGGATATGGCCAATTGGTGTGGCGATTGCAAAACGACGATCGGGTTCGCGTCGTGGACCGCACGAACATTCGTCACCTCACCCTTGAACACACAGCTGGACCCTGCGATGCGATGGTGGGCGACCTGTCGTTCATCTCGCTCAAGTTAGTTCTACCTGCCATTGTGGCCGTGTTACGTGACGGCGCCGATCTACTACCGATGGTCAAACCCCAGTTTGAGGTGGGTAAAGATAGATTGGGCAAAGGCGGTGTAGTAACCAGCCCTCAGCTGCGTGAGGAAGTCACCAGAGACATTGCAGAATTCGCGACCACCCTTGGTTTGAGCTTTCGTGGGTGTGTTGCCTCGCCGCTGCCAGGCCCATCGGGGAATGTGGAGTACTTCTTGTGGCTGGTCAAGGACGGTGGCGCTTCCGATCCTGGCGCAGAGGAAACTGCCGACATTATCGCAACTGCAGTGAAAGAGGGACCACAATGA
- a CDS encoding NAD kinase, translating into MSPTGQRTVLLVPHTGRSSNIESASLAAQQLAEAGIDVRLISGGADDMLSKHPTLSQFPTFGHVAEATEGVELVLVLGGDGTFLRAADLAHQADLPVLGINLGHVGFLAEWESDSLQEAIRRVIAKDYRVVDRMTLHVRVFDAQRKVLGTGWALNEVSVENSNRRGVLDAVLEVDARPVSNFGCDGVLISTPTGSTAYAFSAGGPVLWPELDAILVVPNNAHALFAKPLVVSPHSAVAVESRVDTSRALAIMDGFRTIDMPPGSRIEVTRGHRPVRWVRLDNLPFTDRLVRKFRLPVDGWRGPSTQSVTD; encoded by the coding sequence ATGAGTCCAACTGGGCAACGTACGGTTTTGCTAGTACCCCACACCGGTCGTAGTTCCAATATTGAGTCGGCATCGTTGGCTGCGCAGCAGCTTGCTGAGGCAGGGATCGACGTTCGCCTCATTTCCGGAGGCGCGGACGACATGCTGAGCAAGCACCCGACCTTAAGTCAATTCCCCACTTTTGGCCATGTCGCCGAAGCAACTGAAGGCGTGGAATTGGTCCTCGTGCTTGGTGGCGATGGCACCTTCTTGCGTGCCGCTGACCTGGCCCATCAAGCTGATTTGCCGGTTTTGGGTATCAACTTGGGCCATGTCGGCTTCCTCGCGGAGTGGGAAAGCGATTCTTTACAGGAAGCTATTCGACGTGTCATCGCCAAGGACTACCGGGTGGTAGACCGCATGACTTTGCATGTGCGGGTCTTCGACGCCCAACGAAAGGTGCTGGGCACGGGCTGGGCGCTCAACGAAGTCAGTGTGGAAAACAGCAATCGACGTGGCGTCCTCGACGCCGTTTTGGAGGTGGATGCGCGCCCGGTGAGCAATTTTGGTTGTGACGGGGTGCTGATCTCCACGCCCACCGGATCCACTGCATATGCCTTTTCTGCTGGCGGCCCGGTGTTGTGGCCGGAACTCGACGCGATTTTGGTAGTGCCGAACAATGCGCATGCGCTGTTCGCGAAGCCGCTCGTCGTAAGTCCGCATTCCGCGGTAGCGGTGGAATCTCGGGTGGATACCTCGCGGGCGCTCGCGATCATGGACGGTTTCCGGACCATCGACATGCCCCCTGGCAGTCGTATTGAGGTCACTCGTGGGCACCGGCCTGTGCGCTGGGTACGGCTAGACAATTTGCCGTTTACGGATCGCCTAGTGCGCAAATTCCGGTTGCCTGTCGATGGCTGGCGGGGACCAAGCACACAATCCGTCACTGATTAG
- the recN gene encoding DNA repair protein RecN — MLADLAIENLGVIPKANIELSPGLTVLTGETGAGKTMVVTGLRLLSGARADASRVRTGAKSATVEGRFITDELGPEQQQLAHSIVSEAGGQADENGEVIASRTVQANGRSKAYLGGRGVPAATLHDFSETVLTIHGQNDQLRLLAPERQLEALDRFDPAIGLLRENYLEVYREWKSLDKQLRERVEKRRELAQEVDRLQFAVEEIDAIAPEEGEDESLVADIRRLQDVDTLREQATTALVAIDGAEDDMEGSSASDLLGAAGSALLQSDDPALQQLAEQLVALTSELSDVSRELGAFLSDLPTDPEALDSMLQRQQQLKSLTRKYAPDIAGVLQWRDKAQQRLNSIDVSPDALEKLRSQAAEAEKNMMRAARALSKARVKAAQELAEAVTNEIHGLAMPKSRFEVSLSTSNPRPTGIDEAEFQLAGAPELEARPLATSASGGELSRVMLALEVILSAGSSGETLVFDEVDAGVGGRAAVEIGRRLARLAKHNQVIVVTHLPQVAAYADTHLHVLKSVSDQASTSGVEELDGDRRVEELARMLAGLDDTDTGRAHAKELLERAQADRAAG, encoded by the coding sequence ATGCTCGCAGACCTAGCCATTGAAAACCTCGGCGTGATTCCGAAGGCCAATATTGAGCTTTCCCCTGGCCTTACCGTCCTCACTGGCGAAACAGGTGCGGGAAAAACCATGGTGGTTACGGGTTTGCGGTTGTTGTCGGGCGCGCGCGCCGACGCGTCTCGGGTGCGCACCGGGGCGAAGTCAGCCACGGTGGAAGGGCGGTTCATCACCGATGAATTGGGCCCTGAGCAGCAACAGCTGGCACATTCGATCGTTTCCGAGGCTGGTGGACAGGCGGACGAGAATGGGGAAGTGATCGCCAGCCGAACTGTCCAAGCAAACGGGCGTTCCAAGGCATACCTCGGTGGCCGCGGTGTGCCAGCAGCAACGCTCCACGACTTTTCTGAAACCGTGCTGACTATCCACGGGCAAAACGACCAACTGAGGTTGCTAGCGCCGGAGCGTCAGTTGGAAGCGTTGGACCGTTTTGATCCAGCTATCGGGCTGCTGCGGGAGAACTACCTCGAGGTGTATCGCGAGTGGAAATCCCTGGACAAGCAGTTACGGGAGCGAGTGGAGAAGCGTCGAGAATTAGCTCAAGAAGTCGACCGGTTACAGTTTGCCGTCGAGGAGATCGACGCGATTGCTCCGGAAGAAGGGGAAGACGAAAGCCTGGTGGCAGACATTCGGCGCCTGCAGGACGTCGATACGCTGCGGGAGCAGGCCACCACCGCGCTTGTGGCGATCGACGGGGCGGAAGATGATATGGAAGGTAGCTCGGCATCCGATCTGCTGGGTGCGGCTGGAAGTGCGTTGCTGCAGTCCGATGATCCGGCCCTGCAGCAGCTTGCGGAACAACTCGTTGCGCTGACTTCTGAGTTGAGTGATGTCTCTCGTGAACTGGGGGCGTTCCTCAGCGATTTGCCTACGGACCCGGAGGCCCTTGATTCGATGTTGCAACGCCAGCAGCAGCTCAAATCGCTCACCCGGAAGTATGCGCCGGACATCGCCGGGGTGTTGCAATGGCGCGATAAAGCGCAGCAACGCCTCAATAGCATTGATGTGTCTCCTGATGCGTTGGAGAAGCTGCGCAGCCAGGCTGCCGAGGCCGAAAAGAATATGATGAGAGCGGCGCGTGCTCTCAGCAAGGCGCGCGTGAAAGCTGCTCAGGAGCTCGCAGAAGCGGTGACCAACGAGATTCATGGTCTGGCCATGCCGAAGTCGCGATTTGAGGTTTCCTTAAGCACTTCGAATCCACGGCCGACCGGCATCGACGAGGCGGAATTTCAGTTGGCCGGCGCTCCTGAACTTGAGGCACGCCCGCTGGCCACCTCCGCATCTGGTGGCGAGCTGTCGCGAGTAATGCTCGCGTTGGAAGTAATTTTGAGCGCGGGCTCCAGCGGGGAAACTTTGGTCTTTGATGAGGTAGACGCTGGGGTTGGGGGACGTGCTGCGGTGGAAATTGGGCGTCGATTAGCGCGGCTTGCCAAACATAATCAAGTTATCGTGGTCACCCACTTGCCGCAGGTGGCGGCGTATGCGGATACTCATCTGCACGTGTTGAAGTCGGTTTCGGATCAGGCGTCGACTTCGGGTGTGGAAGAACTCGATGGTGATCGCCGGGTGGAGGAGCTAGCTCGCATGTTGGCCGGGCTCGACGATACCGATACTGGGCGCGCGCACGCCAAGGAGCTGCTGGAACGAGCACAAGCGGACCGCGCTGCGGGCTAG
- the steA gene encoding putative cytokinetic ring protein SteA, with amino-acid sequence MVHMSLFSRNADLPGLQATVRDCTPQGKGFKRLSSGDIALIDAPDLGRVLAQRLADASPAAVVNMAQFTTGAMPNYGPQILLDGDTILVEGVGAEIREHIKDGKKVRLTDDGQLFLGDRLIGSGTVVTPALAERAFADAEQNLVDHMEAFFGNTIQFITSESPLLIDGLGVPETGLDFRERKVVVLSPGLGHRAELKSLRNFIREYDPVLIGVESAADTLVEAGYKPDLIVGDPANIGNDALRSGARVVLPAAPDGHAKGLERIQDLGIGAMTFPAASESATDLALLLADYHEAQLIVSAGSELSLTDIFRGTPDATPSALLTRTKLGGKLVEGTSISNLYTVKSSASLAWMWALLGILVALAVIVGIAGTSGNGDFVSNLIDTWNNIALSFQGLFR; translated from the coding sequence ATGGTGCACATGAGTCTGTTCTCCCGAAACGCTGATTTGCCTGGACTGCAAGCAACTGTGCGCGACTGCACCCCACAGGGTAAGGGCTTTAAGCGCTTGTCCTCCGGGGATATTGCGTTGATTGACGCACCGGACCTAGGGCGCGTCCTCGCACAACGCCTTGCGGATGCTTCGCCAGCAGCCGTGGTGAACATGGCGCAATTTACCACCGGGGCAATGCCCAACTACGGCCCGCAGATCCTACTCGACGGCGACACCATCCTCGTTGAGGGCGTCGGCGCGGAAATCCGCGAGCACATCAAGGATGGCAAGAAAGTTCGGTTGACCGACGACGGTCAGCTTTTCCTCGGCGATCGGCTCATTGGATCCGGCACCGTCGTTACCCCGGCGCTCGCCGAGCGTGCCTTCGCCGACGCGGAACAAAACCTCGTCGACCACATGGAGGCTTTCTTTGGCAATACCATTCAGTTCATCACCTCGGAATCTCCGCTGCTTATCGACGGGCTAGGGGTGCCGGAAACCGGGCTGGATTTCCGTGAACGCAAAGTCGTTGTACTGAGCCCGGGCCTTGGGCACCGCGCTGAGCTCAAGAGCCTGCGCAACTTCATCCGCGAGTACGACCCAGTGTTGATTGGCGTGGAATCTGCGGCGGACACGCTGGTGGAGGCCGGCTACAAGCCAGATCTGATCGTGGGAGATCCCGCAAATATCGGCAATGACGCATTGCGTTCCGGGGCGCGGGTGGTGCTCCCGGCAGCTCCGGACGGACATGCCAAGGGGTTGGAGCGCATTCAAGATCTCGGTATCGGCGCGATGACTTTCCCGGCGGCGAGTGAATCAGCGACAGACTTGGCGTTGTTGCTTGCGGATTACCACGAGGCGCAGCTAATTGTCTCGGCAGGTAGCGAACTCAGCTTGACGGATATTTTCCGCGGAACGCCAGACGCCACACCGTCTGCATTGCTCACTCGCACGAAGCTCGGTGGCAAGCTGGTGGAGGGTACGTCAATTTCAAACCTCTACACGGTAAAGTCCAGTGCCTCCTTGGCCTGGATGTGGGCGTTGCTGGGAATCCTGGTGGCTTTGGCAGTCATCGTCGGGATCGCCGGTACTTCCGGGAACGGGGACTTTGTTTCCAATTTGATCGACACCTGGAACAACATCGCGTTGAGTTTCCAAGGCCTTTTCCGCTAG
- a CDS encoding copper transporter, whose translation MAKSKKRTGGVVAGLAFGLAAGVAAGTYVLAPNLPNGPVQTNNENAQQLVKAKSDAAIAAAQAATADSYIGSVAEKTVDGVLKDRPVLVLTTFDANPDDVKNVTWLLRKSGARDAGHVDLTEKFFAQDGADALKSIVANTLPAGAQLSTDKLDPGTHAGESLGAGLMLNKDNGNVQATPEERALLLGALRDAGYLNYQEGSILPGQLVVLITGDSDGTAAADFSAAQQAKFAQALDAKGNGVVVAGRVRTSAESGVIGRLRAAKAEVSTVDSVDRSFGRLATVLAAREQLTGHTGHYGTASSAEAAAPARPE comes from the coding sequence ATGGCGAAAAGTAAGAAACGCACCGGTGGTGTCGTCGCGGGTTTAGCGTTTGGCCTAGCAGCCGGGGTGGCAGCCGGCACCTACGTTTTGGCGCCGAATCTGCCGAATGGCCCAGTTCAGACCAATAACGAAAACGCCCAACAACTGGTGAAAGCGAAGTCAGATGCCGCGATCGCCGCTGCGCAGGCAGCAACCGCCGATTCCTATATCGGCTCCGTCGCGGAGAAGACCGTCGATGGCGTGCTGAAAGACCGTCCCGTGCTCGTATTGACCACTTTTGATGCCAACCCAGATGACGTAAAGAATGTCACCTGGTTGTTGCGCAAGTCGGGGGCGCGTGACGCGGGACATGTCGATTTGACGGAAAAGTTCTTTGCTCAAGATGGTGCGGACGCCCTGAAGTCGATCGTGGCCAACACTCTTCCAGCAGGAGCTCAACTGTCCACAGATAAGCTGGATCCCGGTACCCATGCTGGTGAATCTCTCGGCGCTGGCCTCATGCTCAACAAGGACAACGGTAACGTGCAGGCAACTCCGGAGGAAAGGGCTCTTCTGCTCGGCGCGCTTCGTGACGCTGGCTACCTCAATTACCAGGAAGGCAGCATTCTCCCAGGTCAACTCGTTGTGCTGATCACTGGTGATTCTGACGGCACTGCCGCTGCGGACTTCTCGGCAGCTCAACAGGCGAAGTTCGCTCAGGCGTTGGACGCTAAGGGCAACGGGGTGGTCGTCGCCGGTCGGGTGCGCACCTCAGCCGAGAGCGGAGTGATCGGTCGCTTGCGTGCCGCAAAGGCGGAAGTGTCTACTGTTGACTCGGTTGATCGTTCGTTCGGGCGGCTAGCCACTGTCCTGGCAGCACGCGAACAGCTAACGGGACATACTGGTCATTATGGAACGGCAAGCAGTGCAGAGGCAGCTGCCCCGGCCCGGCCAGAGTAG
- a CDS encoding NUDIX domain-containing protein, with translation MTSTPSPGSHEFSVVDSRVLLDAPIIAVRRDDVVMPGGEVAAREIVEHFGAVAVVAFDGARIALVRQYRHCVQQRLWELPAGILDVADEDPLVCAQRELQEEAGLAAAHWQLVSDIVSSPGFCEEAVRIYLATDVHEIDRPDAHDEEADLELVWVDLHQAVEMVLRGEIVNGIAVAGIMTASHLLAENLPGRDVADEFSLRPNALARRRKAAGLGADMKRLPQVHD, from the coding sequence ATGACGTCCACGCCCTCCCCAGGAAGCCATGAGTTTTCGGTGGTAGATAGCCGAGTGCTTCTCGACGCCCCGATCATCGCCGTGCGACGGGACGACGTCGTGATGCCGGGTGGTGAGGTTGCTGCCCGTGAGATCGTGGAGCATTTCGGGGCAGTAGCAGTGGTGGCTTTTGATGGCGCCCGAATCGCTCTTGTGCGTCAGTATCGTCACTGTGTGCAACAGCGCTTGTGGGAGCTACCAGCGGGAATTCTCGATGTCGCTGATGAAGATCCGCTAGTCTGTGCGCAGCGTGAACTGCAAGAAGAAGCCGGATTGGCTGCAGCTCATTGGCAGTTGGTGAGCGATATTGTATCGTCGCCGGGTTTCTGCGAAGAAGCGGTCCGGATCTATTTGGCTACTGATGTGCACGAGATTGATCGCCCGGATGCTCACGATGAAGAAGCAGACCTCGAGCTGGTTTGGGTGGATCTCCACCAAGCCGTAGAGATGGTCCTTCGGGGTGAGATCGTCAATGGTATCGCTGTGGCTGGAATTATGACGGCGTCCCATCTGCTCGCGGAAAATCTTCCTGGGCGCGATGTGGCAGATGAGTTCTCTTTGCGTCCGAATGCGTTGGCGCGGCGTCGAAAAGCAGCAGGCCTGGGCGCAGACATGAAACGGCTACCGCAGGTCCATGACTGA
- the xerD gene encoding site-specific tyrosine recombinase XerD yields MTDPAVIAEQWLSHLAVERGLSANTLSNYRRDIARYLGWLSEIGRTDFSKVSTTDIENYVAELRRADPDTERKPLSAASAGRALVVARGLHKFAVAEGALEVDVAAEVSPPQVGKHLPDTLSIDEVAALIEKTPTDTAVGVRDRALLELLYGTGMRVSEAVGLLVDDLTQQDGVLKITGKGNKQRIVPVGTHAQEAMEAYLVRARPALSQGKTHAAFLNTRGGALSRQSAWGIIKAAAERAGIAKEISPHTLRHSYATHLLQGGADVRVVQELLGHSSVTTTQIYTHVSANNLRAVWASSHPRA; encoded by the coding sequence ATGACTGACCCGGCTGTTATTGCCGAACAGTGGCTGTCGCATTTGGCAGTTGAGCGGGGGCTTTCGGCTAATACGTTGTCCAATTATCGCCGGGATATCGCCCGATACCTCGGGTGGCTCAGCGAGATCGGGCGGACCGATTTCAGCAAGGTGAGCACCACGGATATCGAAAACTACGTGGCTGAACTGCGGCGCGCGGACCCCGACACCGAGCGCAAGCCGTTGTCAGCGGCCTCTGCCGGGCGCGCTTTGGTGGTGGCTCGGGGTTTGCATAAGTTTGCAGTCGCCGAAGGTGCGCTGGAGGTTGACGTGGCGGCCGAGGTGTCCCCACCGCAGGTCGGCAAACACTTGCCGGACACCCTAAGCATCGACGAAGTGGCCGCGCTCATCGAAAAGACACCGACAGACACCGCGGTGGGAGTGCGCGATCGGGCATTGCTGGAGCTGTTGTACGGCACGGGAATGCGCGTTTCGGAAGCTGTCGGTTTGCTTGTCGACGACCTCACGCAGCAAGACGGAGTGCTGAAAATTACTGGTAAGGGGAATAAGCAACGCATCGTGCCGGTGGGGACCCACGCGCAGGAGGCGATGGAGGCGTATCTGGTCCGCGCACGTCCAGCTCTTTCGCAAGGCAAAACGCATGCTGCGTTCCTCAACACTAGGGGCGGGGCGCTGTCGCGACAAAGCGCGTGGGGGATCATCAAGGCCGCGGCAGAGCGAGCCGGGATTGCGAAGGAAATCTCCCCACATACGTTGCGCCATTCCTATGCGACGCATCTGTTGCAGGGCGGTGCCGATGTCCGCGTGGTTCAGGAATTACTGGGCCATTCTTCGGTGACGACGACCCAAATTTACACTCATGTGAGTGCAAACAATCTGCGCGCGGTGTGGGCATCTTCCCATCCACGCGCCTAA
- a CDS encoding ParA family protein, with protein MADSDQDAALFESPELGLTGRPVRDIPEPAPLATHGPAHIIAMCNQKGGVGKTTSTINLGACLAEAGRKVLLVDLDPQGALSAGLGVPHDELDITVYNLLVDSRASIFSAIHRTNVAGLDLVPANIDLSAAEIQLVNEVGREQTLARVLRPVMKDYDYIILDCQPSLGLLTVNALSCAQGVIIPMECEYFSLRGLALLTDTVEKVRDRLNFNLETLGILVTMFDRRTSHAREVMSRVVEVFGDQVFDTVITRTVRFPETSVAGEPIITWAPKSQGAEQYRNLAREVIERTA; from the coding sequence ATGGCTGACTCGGATCAGGACGCAGCGCTCTTCGAATCTCCCGAGCTTGGGCTAACCGGCCGTCCGGTCCGCGACATTCCCGAACCGGCCCCGTTGGCCACTCATGGGCCGGCGCACATCATCGCAATGTGCAATCAAAAGGGTGGTGTGGGCAAGACAACGTCCACGATCAACCTCGGGGCGTGTCTGGCGGAGGCTGGCCGGAAAGTACTCCTGGTCGATCTCGACCCACAAGGTGCGCTCTCAGCAGGTCTAGGCGTGCCGCACGATGAGCTGGACATTACTGTCTACAACTTGTTGGTGGACAGCCGTGCGTCGATTTTTAGCGCCATTCACCGCACGAATGTTGCTGGGTTGGATCTCGTACCAGCCAATATTGACCTGTCGGCTGCGGAAATTCAGCTGGTGAATGAGGTTGGTCGCGAGCAAACTCTCGCGCGAGTGCTGCGCCCGGTGATGAAGGACTACGACTACATTATTCTGGATTGCCAGCCTTCGCTGGGGTTGCTCACCGTTAATGCTTTGTCGTGCGCGCAGGGCGTCATCATCCCGATGGAATGCGAATATTTCTCACTGCGTGGCTTGGCACTATTGACCGACACCGTGGAGAAGGTGCGCGACCGGTTGAATTTCAACCTGGAGACCTTGGGGATTTTGGTGACGATGTTCGACCGTCGCACCAGCCACGCCCGCGAAGTAATGAGCCGGGTGGTCGAGGTGTTTGGCGACCAGGTTTTCGACACCGTTATTACCCGCACGGTGCGCTTCCCGGAGACGTCGGTAGCGGGTGAGCCAATTATTACGTGGGCTCCGAAGTCGCAGGGTGCTGAGCAATATCGCAACCTAGCTCGGGAAGTCATTGAACGCACCGCATAG
- a CDS encoding segregation and condensation protein A: protein MPAETEQPEITGFQVALRNFSGPFDLLLQLISAKKLDITDIALAEVTDEFISYTKALGETAELDVITEFIVIASTLLDLKAARLIPRGEVEDEEDLALLETRDLLFAKLLQYKAYKQVATMFAEWQRRAQRSYPRAVSLEPQFVGLLPPVKLGLDLGQFTELAVSVFRPKPPELVGTDHIHQVAVSVPEQAGRVLDTLRLAGKDTWLSFATLTRDCTHSMEVIGRFLALLELYKARAVGVEQEESLGELKVAWTGIEVDPAVVAAANWT from the coding sequence ATGCCAGCGGAAACGGAGCAGCCGGAGATCACCGGCTTTCAGGTTGCCTTGCGCAATTTTTCGGGCCCATTTGACTTGCTTTTGCAGCTGATATCGGCCAAGAAGCTGGACATTACAGATATTGCGCTGGCTGAGGTAACTGACGAATTCATTTCCTACACCAAGGCTTTAGGAGAAACCGCTGAACTGGATGTGATCACCGAATTCATCGTGATCGCCTCTACCTTGTTGGATCTCAAGGCAGCCCGACTGATTCCGCGTGGCGAGGTAGAAGATGAGGAAGACTTAGCGCTGCTGGAGACGCGTGACCTGCTATTCGCCAAGCTATTGCAGTACAAGGCGTATAAGCAGGTGGCAACCATGTTTGCCGAGTGGCAGCGTCGCGCGCAGCGTAGCTATCCGCGTGCGGTCAGCCTGGAACCTCAGTTCGTCGGCTTGCTCCCACCGGTCAAGCTCGGACTGGACCTCGGACAGTTTACGGAGCTTGCGGTGAGTGTGTTCCGGCCCAAGCCCCCCGAGCTGGTAGGCACGGACCACATCCACCAGGTTGCGGTTTCGGTGCCCGAGCAGGCCGGTCGGGTGCTCGATACCTTGCGGCTGGCAGGTAAAGATACCTGGTTGTCTTTTGCGACCCTCACCAGAGATTGCACCCACTCCATGGAAGTCATCGGTCGATTTCTCGCCTTGTTAGAGCTATACAAGGCCCGCGCGGTAGGCGTTGAGCAGGAAGAATCGCTGGGCGAGCTCAAGGTAGCCTGGACCGGAATTGAGGTGGATCCGGCGGTGGTGGCAGCTGCGAACTGGACCTAA
- a CDS encoding sulfurtransferase: protein MSTLPTPLVDAAWLIDHLNDEDLVVVCALSSRSGRIPDAGIPGTRIANIEAEFSEPHAELPHTAPTNLQAPFEQLGISSDTKVVIYDNPKGFFAARIWWLGLAAGLDQVAVLDGGLVAWEKAGGELAPFNLSAPLAGKIQSKLRPLFVDADGLGLVVDARSAERFAGTAPEPRPGLRAGHIPGSVNLPYTEVLNDDGTFRSPVELQELFADFGSDNMHFSCGSGVTACIDALAATLAGYKNLKVYDGSWSEWGRPNSGFEVAEGDAG, encoded by the coding sequence ATGAGCACACTACCTACCCCGCTTGTCGACGCCGCTTGGTTGATCGATCATCTAAATGATGAAGATCTAGTCGTCGTATGTGCGCTGAGCTCGCGCTCCGGCCGAATCCCGGACGCTGGCATCCCTGGCACTCGTATTGCCAACATCGAAGCGGAGTTTTCCGAACCCCACGCAGAGTTGCCCCATACGGCACCAACAAACCTGCAGGCGCCGTTCGAGCAGTTGGGGATCAGTTCCGATACGAAGGTAGTTATCTACGACAACCCCAAGGGATTTTTTGCTGCTCGCATCTGGTGGTTAGGTCTTGCTGCCGGCCTTGATCAGGTCGCGGTTCTGGATGGCGGCCTTGTCGCATGGGAAAAGGCTGGGGGAGAGTTGGCTCCATTCAATCTCAGCGCTCCGCTAGCGGGAAAGATCCAGTCTAAGCTCCGACCGCTCTTCGTCGACGCTGATGGGCTGGGGCTCGTGGTGGATGCGCGTTCCGCAGAACGGTTTGCGGGCACCGCCCCGGAGCCTCGACCCGGTCTGCGAGCGGGACATATCCCAGGCAGCGTGAATCTGCCTTATACCGAGGTCTTGAACGATGACGGCACTTTTCGAAGTCCAGTAGAACTGCAGGAGCTTTTCGCTGATTTCGGTAGCGACAACATGCACTTTAGCTGTGGCTCCGGTGTGACTGCCTGCATCGATGCGCTGGCGGCCACACTCGCAGGCTATAAAAACCTCAAAGTTTATGACGGGTCCTGGTCGGAGTGGGGTCGGCCAAATTCCGGCTTTGAGGTGGCCGAGGGTGATGCAGGCTAG